The following are encoded in a window of Sandaracinaceae bacterium genomic DNA:
- the bcp gene encoding thioredoxin-dependent thiol peroxidase, with translation MLKVGNKAPAFSLESSDGGKLSLSDLAGRYAVIYFYPKDSTPGCTTEALAFRDARAELDALGAVVVGVSKDSIASHCKFRDKHALGFALLSDPDGSMIEKYGAWGEKKLYGRDFMGILRSTVVVGPDGRVLAHFPKVKVKEHAAEVVEVIRAAAAAAG, from the coding sequence ATGCTGAAGGTCGGAAACAAAGCCCCTGCGTTCTCGCTCGAGTCCTCCGATGGGGGAAAGCTGTCCCTCTCGGATCTGGCCGGGCGCTACGCGGTGATCTACTTCTACCCCAAGGACAGCACGCCGGGCTGCACCACGGAGGCGCTCGCTTTCCGCGATGCGCGGGCGGAGCTGGACGCGCTCGGCGCGGTGGTGGTGGGGGTCAGCAAGGACTCCATCGCGTCGCACTGCAAGTTCCGCGACAAGCACGCGCTGGGCTTCGCGCTGCTGTCGGATCCGGACGGCTCCATGATCGAGAAGTACGGCGCGTGGGGCGAGAAGAAGCTCTACGGGCGCGACTTCATGGGCATCTTGCGCTCCACGGTGGTGGTCGGCCCTGATGGCCGCGTGCTGGCGCACTTCCCAAAGGTGAAGGTCAAGGAGCATGCGGCGGAGGTGGTGGAGGTGATCCGCGCCGCGGCGGCCGCTGCCGGCTGA
- a CDS encoding serine/threonine protein phosphatase, whose translation MGHDSQTIIIGDVHGCLTELDALLRKVRYTRGDRLILVGDLVAKGPDSAGVVARARELGALAVRGNHDERVLSWFRAEREGPPLDRPLSRGHRAVCAALGDEDVAWLEALPLTLRLPEHRTTVVHAGLRPGVAIHRQDPVDLLNMRSLTSTGGVSYRADDGVPWASRWTGSDLVVFGHDAIRGLQRYEQAIGLDTGCVYGGQLTALLLPSRRIVSVNARRAYKEIV comes from the coding sequence CTGGGCCACGACAGCCAGACCATCATCATCGGGGACGTGCACGGGTGCCTGACGGAGCTCGACGCGCTGCTGCGAAAGGTGCGCTACACCCGCGGCGACCGCCTGATCCTGGTCGGGGATCTGGTGGCCAAGGGCCCGGACTCCGCCGGCGTGGTGGCGCGCGCCCGTGAGCTGGGCGCGCTGGCCGTGCGGGGCAACCACGACGAGCGCGTGCTCAGCTGGTTCCGGGCGGAGCGTGAGGGTCCCCCGTTGGACCGGCCGCTCAGCCGTGGTCACCGCGCGGTGTGCGCCGCGCTCGGTGACGAGGACGTAGCGTGGCTCGAGGCCCTGCCCCTCACGCTGCGGCTGCCCGAGCACCGCACCACGGTGGTGCACGCGGGGCTCCGGCCGGGCGTGGCCATCCACCGCCAAGACCCGGTGGACCTCTTGAACATGCGCAGCCTGACCAGCACGGGTGGGGTCAGCTATCGCGCGGATGACGGCGTGCCGTGGGCCAGCCGCTGGACGGGGAGCGATCTGGTGGTGTTCGGCCACGACGCCATTCGCGGGCTGCAGCGCTACGAGCAGGCCATCGGCCTCGACACCGGCTGCGTCTACGGCGGGCAGCTCACGGCGCTCCTGCTGCCCAGCCGGCGCATCGTCTCGGTGAACGCCCGCCGCGCCTACAAGGAGATCGTGTGA
- a CDS encoding Rieske 2Fe-2S domain-containing protein yields the protein MTDTAPLRDTWRRVCLRRDLRPGVLQQVSLGRDPLGIPLSVLVGVSQAGELYAYQNLCKHLPIPLDGGSGDFFAGDVDTLRCGTHGALYRVSDGFCTRGPCRGTFLRRHLVRELADEVWVKTD from the coding sequence GTGACCGACACGGCCCCCCTCCGGGACACGTGGCGGCGCGTGTGCCTGCGCCGGGACCTGCGCCCGGGCGTGCTGCAGCAGGTGTCGCTCGGGCGTGACCCGCTGGGCATCCCCCTGTCGGTGCTGGTGGGCGTCAGCCAGGCCGGCGAGCTCTACGCCTACCAGAACCTCTGCAAGCACCTGCCCATCCCCCTGGACGGCGGCAGCGGGGACTTCTTTGCCGGGGACGTGGACACCCTGCGCTGCGGCACGCACGGCGCGCTCTACCGCGTCAGCGACGGGTTCTGCACGCGCGGCCCTTGCCGGGGGACGTTCCTTCGGCGCCACCTCGTCCGCGAGCTCGCCGACGAGGTGTGGGTCAAGACCGACTAG
- a CDS encoding MATE family efflux transporter, which yields MNARETTNQRTRRRLVEAGLGLGVLRFGGPLVVGMVLHTLFNLVDMFMISRLPNSGAALAALGLCDMVAAVATILSNGIATAAVALITRHVGAGYLTGVRRATYQSLWLVGALSVAFGLLGIFGSDFIVRRIMFAKGDTADVAVVYLEVMLGGSFSIFLLLHLTAVLRALGHAKTATMLLVGGNALNILLNVFLIYGDGPAPDMFAWGAPVARALGIPRLEVLGAAYATIIARTVPVIIGLVLLVRRRGGPRFHPLYLRPNAEVLRSILRIGWPASAQLVLRVASILVVIALINAEYTTGSDQSALTAYSICLRLETMALFVGMGWGAAASSFVGTNLGAGFPERAKRAGLVAAAYNLVMMLALGLLYIRYSDAILGFFDSTPAVLQVGREYLGIVALSYAFLGVGVVLSQAMTGAGATLSSLVLDGVLLLGIILPTAYVVAATLDLPRESLFWVIALGNVGSALAYVGYYATGAFLRKQVA from the coding sequence ATGAACGCGCGCGAGACGACCAACCAGCGCACCCGACGGCGGCTGGTGGAGGCCGGCTTGGGTCTGGGCGTCCTTCGCTTCGGAGGGCCGCTGGTGGTGGGCATGGTGCTCCACACCCTGTTCAACCTGGTGGACATGTTCATGATCAGCCGGCTGCCCAACTCGGGCGCCGCGCTCGCCGCGCTGGGGCTGTGCGACATGGTGGCCGCGGTGGCCACGATCTTGAGCAACGGCATCGCCACGGCCGCGGTGGCGCTGATCACCCGTCACGTGGGCGCCGGCTACCTGACCGGGGTGCGCCGAGCCACCTACCAGTCGCTGTGGCTCGTGGGGGCGCTCAGCGTGGCATTCGGACTGCTGGGCATCTTCGGCAGCGACTTCATCGTGCGCCGCATCATGTTCGCCAAGGGCGACACGGCCGACGTCGCGGTCGTGTACCTCGAGGTCATGCTGGGGGGCAGCTTCTCGATCTTCCTGCTGCTGCACCTGACCGCAGTGCTGCGCGCCCTCGGGCACGCGAAGACCGCGACCATGCTGTTGGTGGGGGGCAACGCGCTCAACATCCTGCTCAACGTCTTCTTGATCTACGGCGATGGCCCCGCGCCGGACATGTTCGCCTGGGGGGCTCCCGTCGCGCGCGCCCTCGGCATCCCGCGGCTCGAGGTGCTGGGCGCCGCCTACGCCACCATCATCGCGCGGACCGTCCCGGTCATCATCGGGCTCGTGCTGTTGGTTCGGCGCCGCGGAGGCCCGCGCTTCCACCCGCTCTACCTCCGCCCCAACGCGGAGGTGCTGCGCTCCATCCTGCGCATCGGCTGGCCCGCGAGCGCACAGCTGGTGCTGCGGGTGGCGTCCATCTTGGTGGTCATCGCCCTGATCAACGCCGAGTACACCACCGGCAGCGACCAGAGCGCGCTCACCGCCTACAGCATCTGTCTGCGCCTCGAGACCATGGCGCTCTTCGTGGGCATGGGCTGGGGCGCGGCGGCCAGCTCGTTCGTGGGGACCAACCTGGGCGCCGGCTTCCCCGAGCGGGCGAAGCGCGCGGGGCTCGTGGCCGCGGCCTACAACCTGGTCATGATGCTGGCGCTCGGGCTTCTGTACATCCGCTACAGCGACGCCATCTTGGGCTTCTTCGACAGCACCCCCGCCGTGCTGCAGGTGGGTCGCGAGTACCTCGGCATCGTGGCGTTGAGCTACGCGTTCTTGGGCGTGGGCGTGGTGCTGTCGCAGGCCATGACGGGGGCCGGGGCCACGCTGTCGAGCCTGGTGCTGGACGGTGTCCTGCTGCTGGGCATCATCTTGCCCACGGCGTACGTGGTGGCGGCCACCCTCGATCTCCCGCGCGAGAGCCTCTTCTGGGTCATCGCGCTGGGCAACGTGGGCAGCGCCCTCGCCTACGTCGGGTACTACGCCACCGGCGCGTTTCTCCGCAAGCAAGTGGCATGA
- the map gene encoding type I methionyl aminopeptidase has translation MNSAALERMRESCSLAAECLVMVGERIRAGITTDEINTWVHQYCIEHDALPAPLNYKGFPKSVCTSVNECVCHGIPDGTVLKDGDIVNVDVTTIFPTTHGYFGDTSVTFYIGQPSEEAKLVTEVARRGLELGIAQVRHGAAIGDIGAAIHEYADKMKCSVVRDYVGHGVGREFHMPPQVPHYRARDAASRLKMKAGMVFTIEPMINIGTYETELLKDRWTVLTADRKLSAQFEHTILVTRNGAEVLTARSKLVKHSEDLPWSDLGPLSTPAAFPAAV, from the coding sequence ATGAATTCCGCTGCCCTCGAGCGCATGCGCGAGTCCTGCAGCCTGGCCGCCGAGTGCCTGGTCATGGTGGGCGAGCGCATTCGCGCCGGCATCACCACCGATGAGATCAACACCTGGGTGCACCAGTACTGCATCGAGCACGACGCGCTGCCTGCCCCCTTGAACTACAAGGGCTTCCCCAAGAGCGTCTGCACGTCGGTGAACGAGTGCGTCTGCCACGGCATCCCCGACGGAACCGTCTTGAAAGACGGCGACATCGTGAACGTGGACGTGACCACCATCTTCCCCACCACGCACGGCTACTTCGGGGACACCAGCGTCACCTTCTACATTGGCCAGCCGTCGGAGGAGGCCAAGCTGGTCACCGAGGTGGCGCGCCGCGGGCTCGAGCTGGGCATCGCCCAGGTGCGCCACGGCGCGGCCATCGGCGACATCGGCGCGGCCATCCACGAGTACGCGGACAAAATGAAGTGCTCCGTGGTGCGCGACTACGTGGGCCACGGCGTGGGGCGCGAGTTCCACATGCCGCCGCAGGTGCCGCACTACCGCGCGCGCGACGCCGCCAGCCGCCTGAAGATGAAGGCCGGCATGGTGTTCACCATCGAGCCCATGATCAACATCGGCACCTACGAGACCGAGCTCTTGAAGGACCGCTGGACGGTGCTCACCGCCGACCGGAAGCTGAGCGCGCAGTTCGAGCACACCATCCTCGTCACGCGCAACGGCGCGGAGGTGCTCACGGCGCGCAGCAAGCTCGTGAAGCACAGCGAAGACCTCCCCTGGTCGGACCTCGGGCCGCTGAGCACGCCGGCCGCGTTCCCTGCTGCGGTCTGA
- a CDS encoding glycosyltransferase family 2 protein encodes MSSMPTDPPPLSVIVFAFNEAENIPAVLAELRAWLLVHVPGAEVVFVDDGSRDGTGEAAERALHGFPHRVVTHAVNSGIGAALKTGVRASRGEWVTFLPADGQIAPEAIATLMAARREDTEVVFSVYADRDDGLHRKVLSWGVRTLIRSIHGVPMRSDGPYLFRRVLFDPEQLTPNSFFLNFEFPLRVVRAQLPFETVTIACRPRLAGQSKSAKLSQVGKVGRELLELRVRTTREAVRRALGS; translated from the coding sequence ATGAGCAGCATGCCCACCGATCCCCCGCCGCTGTCGGTCATCGTCTTCGCCTTCAACGAGGCGGAGAACATCCCCGCCGTGCTGGCCGAGCTGCGCGCGTGGCTGCTGGTCCACGTGCCGGGCGCCGAGGTGGTGTTCGTGGACGACGGCTCGCGCGACGGAACCGGCGAAGCCGCCGAGCGGGCGCTCCATGGCTTTCCGCACCGGGTGGTCACGCACGCGGTGAACAGCGGCATCGGCGCCGCGCTGAAGACGGGCGTGCGCGCCAGCCGGGGGGAGTGGGTGACCTTCCTGCCGGCCGACGGTCAGATCGCGCCCGAGGCCATCGCCACGCTCATGGCGGCGCGCCGCGAGGACACCGAGGTGGTCTTCAGCGTGTACGCCGACCGAGACGACGGGCTCCACCGCAAGGTGCTGAGCTGGGGCGTGCGCACCCTCATCCGCTCCATCCACGGCGTGCCCATGCGCAGCGACGGGCCCTACCTGTTCCGCCGCGTGCTGTTCGACCCGGAGCAGCTCACGCCCAACAGCTTCTTCCTGAACTTCGAGTTCCCGCTGCGCGTGGTGCGCGCCCAGCTGCCGTTCGAGACGGTCACCATCGCGTGCCGCCCGCGCCTGGCCGGGCAGTCCAAGTCCGCGAAGCTGTCGCAGGTGGGCAAGGTAGGGCGCGAGCTGCTGGAGCTGCGCGTGCGCACCACGCGGGAAGCCGTGCGGCGGGCCCTGGGCAGCTGA
- a CDS encoding acyltransferase has protein sequence MSAPKSHGSGEFQPSDLARCGEGCVFEAGVLVFHPENVHLAERVYVGHQTILKGYYKSTMEIGEGTWIGQQCFFHSAGGLRIGRHVGIGPGVRILTSNHREAGRDLPILSSPLDFAEVVIEDDADIGVSAVILPGVTIGRGAQIGAGAVVAESIPAYAVAAGVPARVLRFRP, from the coding sequence GTGTCAGCCCCGAAGAGCCACGGCAGCGGCGAGTTCCAGCCCAGCGACCTCGCGCGCTGCGGGGAGGGCTGCGTGTTCGAGGCCGGCGTACTGGTCTTCCACCCCGAGAACGTGCACCTGGCCGAGCGCGTGTACGTGGGCCACCAGACCATTTTGAAGGGCTATTACAAGTCCACCATGGAGATTGGCGAGGGCACCTGGATCGGCCAGCAGTGCTTCTTCCACAGCGCCGGCGGCCTGCGCATCGGTCGGCACGTGGGCATTGGTCCTGGGGTGCGCATCCTCACGTCCAACCACCGCGAGGCGGGGCGTGACCTGCCCATCCTGAGCTCGCCGCTCGACTTCGCCGAGGTGGTCATCGAGGACGACGCGGACATCGGCGTCAGCGCCGTCATCCTGCCTGGGGTCACCATCGGGCGTGGCGCGCAGATCGGGGCGGGCGCCGTGGTGGCCGAGAGCATCCCCGCCTACGCCGTGGCCGCCGGGGTCCCCGCCCGTGTGTTGAGGTTCCGCCCATGA
- a CDS encoding sigma 54-interacting transcriptional regulator, which produces MPHAVLPFDPSPVDHGEPQTAPLEGRARPCGNPELVLRIGTGRDARRSRLRAHFLTFGSSSRADVQLHDRAVSGLHFRARAERGVVCLEDLGSRNGLWVDGVRVKAADLAPGSMFVAGRTRLVVSFSSEGSIHEHVSAASGPEAYVVHSEAMQDLIALAERYARSKASVVILGESGSGKEGIARRVHTASGRTGPFVAVNAGALRDDALASELFGHVKGAFTGAAGDRAGAFQRAHGGTLFLDELGELSLSAQVMLLRALETGRVQPMGADREVEVDVRLVAATHRDLAKRVRTGEFREDLYYRLCKLPIEVPPLRRRAADIAPLAEHFARYGSPPGAVRPFSDAALARLRAHTWPGNVRELGNVVARATMRAMGPVVTEDDVLASLDPLAVGSRPIDDEALLRALAAHAFNKTAASRALGIPRSTLRDRLDKLHADTDDAHEADEDDPHATC; this is translated from the coding sequence ATGCCCCACGCTGTCCTTCCTTTCGACCCTTCCCCGGTCGACCACGGCGAGCCTCAGACAGCCCCGCTCGAAGGGCGGGCCCGCCCCTGCGGAAACCCCGAGCTGGTGCTGCGCATCGGCACGGGGAGGGACGCGCGGCGCTCGCGTCTGCGCGCGCACTTCCTGACGTTCGGATCGTCGTCCCGTGCGGACGTGCAGCTGCACGACCGAGCCGTGTCCGGACTTCACTTTCGTGCCCGCGCCGAGCGAGGGGTGGTGTGCCTCGAGGACCTCGGCAGCCGCAACGGGCTCTGGGTGGACGGCGTGCGCGTGAAGGCGGCCGACCTCGCGCCGGGCAGCATGTTCGTGGCCGGGCGCACCAGGCTGGTGGTCAGCTTCTCTTCGGAGGGCAGCATCCACGAGCACGTCTCTGCGGCATCGGGGCCCGAGGCCTATGTGGTGCACTCGGAGGCCATGCAGGACCTCATCGCCCTGGCCGAGCGCTACGCTCGCTCGAAGGCCAGCGTGGTGATCCTGGGCGAGAGCGGCTCCGGCAAAGAAGGCATCGCGCGGCGGGTGCACACCGCCAGCGGCCGCACGGGTCCGTTCGTGGCGGTCAACGCGGGCGCGCTGCGCGACGACGCGCTGGCCAGTGAGCTCTTCGGGCACGTGAAGGGCGCGTTCACCGGGGCGGCGGGCGACCGCGCGGGGGCCTTCCAGCGGGCGCACGGCGGCACGTTGTTCCTCGACGAGTTGGGCGAGCTGAGCCTCTCCGCCCAGGTCATGCTGCTGCGCGCGCTGGAGACCGGGCGGGTGCAGCCCATGGGCGCCGACCGCGAGGTGGAGGTGGACGTGCGTCTGGTGGCCGCCACGCACCGCGACCTCGCCAAGCGCGTGCGCACGGGCGAGTTCCGCGAGGACCTCTACTACCGCCTGTGCAAGCTGCCCATCGAGGTGCCGCCGCTGCGTCGTCGCGCCGCGGACATCGCGCCCCTGGCCGAGCACTTTGCGCGCTACGGCTCGCCTCCAGGCGCCGTCCGGCCGTTCTCCGATGCGGCCCTCGCGCGGCTGCGGGCGCACACGTGGCCCGGCAACGTGCGCGAGCTGGGCAACGTGGTGGCCCGCGCCACCATGCGCGCCATGGGCCCCGTGGTCACCGAAGACGACGTGCTCGCCAGCCTGGACCCGCTGGCGGTGGGCTCGCGGCCCATCGACGACGAGGCGCTGCTGCGCGCGTTGGCCGCGCACGCCTTCAACAAGACGGCGGCGTCGCGTGCGCTCGGCATCCCGCGCAGCACGCTGCGGGACCGGCTGGACAAGCTCCACGCAGACACGGATGACGCGCACGAAGCCGACGAGGACGACCCCCACGCGACCTGCTAG